ATGGAAATCGTTCAACAGTAGTTTCACAAGCGAGCTCGACAGCCCCAAGCGCCTATAGTCCTCCAATGTCTCTACACCAATAGTATGAGTCATTCCGAACTTCGCAGAGGATATGGCCAAACTTGCGATAACATTACGGTCAGTAATGGCAGCGTAACCGTGTCCTTCAGCTAAGAAATCGCTCACTGTCCCCCAATACTGCTCAATATACTGAACTAAAAAGTCAGCATTTCCCGCTCCATTTCGTTCCCATTCATCAAGCTGCTGCGCGTCTAACCTGGCAGCCGTAAATGATTCCGGAAAAACAGGGTTTCCGTTGCCTTGATACTGCCCGGCAATTGGATCCGTTTTATATACATATTGATAACTGTCTTTCATCCCTCGGTTACCAAGCGTATCTTGGATAATCGACTGCCACCCCTCACTATCCACCGAAAACTCAAAATAATGAGTATCCTTCTCTTTCAGAAACGGAATGATCTCATTGTCTATCAACCTTTCCAAGGTCGCATTTGATATTCGCGATGAAGGGCACCCCATAAAACAAAAACTCTCCAAACCTCCCGACCAGACGAGAGCTGATGAAGGATGATCACGATCGTCCACCCACACTTTACCGGGATTATGTCCCGTTACAACTCCTCCAAACATGGCATCACTGTCCATACGAAGCAGCTGTTCACCCAATTTTTCATTACGTTCTTTTATTAAAAACATTTGAATACACGTCCTTTATCATAAGGCCGACTCATCCCGCAAAACCTGATGTTTATCGCCTATATTTATTTTTTGGTGAAACGTTATTTCGTAATCTTGGTCGTCGATAAGATTCTACATGCCGCATCATGGAAAGAAATACTTCCCCCCATTGCTGCTCGTTGAGCGTACAAATAGACACATTCCTCTCCAGCTTAAGCACTCTTGCCAGCTTTGTGATCTGTGCAGGTGAGAATACATCTCCCAATGCTGCAGAGAATGGAAGCCGTGGATCACGTAAGCCGTGAACTGCTAGTGCCATAAATTTGGCATGGTCCTGCGGCAGCACCGCTGGATTTTTCTTTTTGCGGATGATCAGCACGGCCGAATCCACTCTCGGACGAGGTGAAAAATGTTCAGGAGAGACGGTCCGTACGATCTGGAATTCAAACCACATTCTCCATTTCAATATGCGTGGATCAGTTATCGGTACCGACGTAAACCTCCTGGCTGCCCCCTTCTCAACAATGAGGATAGCGCACTTTAGAGGCACGCCTGGATAACCGAGCAGCTTGTCGAGAATGGCTGTCGTAATGGAAAACGGTATATTCGATATGACCGAAAACGGATCTCTTGGAAGATCAATCTGCAAAAAGTCGGCTTGTCTTACCCGGATATTCGATATATCTTTCGTCTTCTGGGCAAGCTTCTCGGCATAGACGGGATCGTTCTCGACGGCCAGCACCTTTCCAGCTTTTTCAGCCAATGGAAGGGTAATCGCTCCCGTGCCTGCACCAATATCCATAACCGTATCGTTCGAGTTTATATGTGCAAGGCGGATCATTTCATAGATCAGCGGCTTGTGGATTAACAGATGCTGCGAAGAAAAGTTCGGCGATTGCGCAAACTTTGCTCCGCGGATTTTTTTATTTTTTAACACAAAAAGCACCTCATTCATTCGTATATGAGAGAATGAAAAAGGTACAGATCAAATAACCCTTGTTCATTTCACAAAAAATGAAAGGGCATAAATGTTCTGTACCT
Above is a window of Paenibacillus uliginis N3/975 DNA encoding:
- a CDS encoding GNAT family N-acetyltransferase; translation: MFLIKERNEKLGEQLLRMDSDAMFGGVVTGHNPGKVWVDDRDHPSSALVWSGGLESFCFMGCPSSRISNATLERLIDNEIIPFLKEKDTHYFEFSVDSEGWQSIIQDTLGNRGMKDSYQYVYKTDPIAGQYQGNGNPVFPESFTAARLDAQQLDEWERNGAGNADFLVQYIEQYWGTVSDFLAEGHGYAAITDRNVIASLAISSAKFGMTHTIGVETLEDYRRLGLSSSLVKLLLNDFHEHGIMAWWDCMDSNIASQKTAEKAGLVRTHRYKIYWFTF
- the erm gene encoding 23S ribosomal RNA methyltransferase Erm — translated: MLKNKKIRGAKFAQSPNFSSQHLLIHKPLIYEMIRLAHINSNDTVMDIGAGTGAITLPLAEKAGKVLAVENDPVYAEKLAQKTKDISNIRVRQADFLQIDLPRDPFSVISNIPFSITTAILDKLLGYPGVPLKCAILIVEKGAARRFTSVPITDPRILKWRMWFEFQIVRTVSPEHFSPRPRVDSAVLIIRKKKNPAVLPQDHAKFMALAVHGLRDPRLPFSAALGDVFSPAQITKLARVLKLERNVSICTLNEQQWGEVFLSMMRHVESYRRPRLRNNVSPKNKYRR